From the ANME-2 cluster archaeon genome, one window contains:
- the prf1 gene encoding peptide chain release factor 1: MAESDAHKRYEFKRQLEELRSKKGRGTELISLYIPQDKQISDVVAQLRDEHGQAANIKSKITKTNVQSALESLMSRLRYFPRSPVRGVILFTGAVDIGGNKTDLQSFSVEPPEPLISYKYHCDSAFYLEPLEDMLTDKMTYGLLVLDRREATVGLLKGKHIETRDHMTSSVPGKQRKGGQSAHRFQQLRLIAIHDFYKRIGDAASKVFMTVDHKNLEAVLIGGPSPTKEEFNDGEFLHHELEKKILGLFDVSYTDESGLFELVDNAADALINLDVIKEKKYMERFLKELVGDKGLAAYGEEEVRQNLRMGSVEVLLMSEDLRRERINTQCTQCGDVDAVTMTRRAGEDLPELARCKKCGAAAKATGSVDVVDELSTLADQMSTQIVFISTDFEEGAQLMNAFGGMAAILRYKTSV; this comes from the coding sequence GATAAGCAAATATCTGACGTAGTAGCCCAGCTCAGGGATGAACACGGCCAGGCAGCCAACATCAAGTCAAAAATCACCAAGACCAATGTCCAGAGTGCACTTGAGAGCCTGATGTCAAGGTTAAGGTACTTCCCCCGCTCTCCCGTGAGGGGTGTGATCCTGTTCACCGGAGCTGTAGATATAGGGGGCAACAAGACCGACCTGCAGAGTTTTAGTGTGGAGCCGCCCGAACCCCTTATCTCATACAAATATCATTGCGATTCGGCTTTCTACCTTGAACCTCTTGAAGATATGCTGACAGATAAAATGACCTATGGCCTGCTGGTGCTGGACCGACGTGAGGCTACTGTCGGGCTGCTTAAGGGCAAGCATATAGAGACCAGGGACCACATGACCTCATCAGTTCCGGGTAAACAGCGAAAGGGCGGTCAAAGTGCCCACAGGTTCCAGCAGTTACGCCTTATCGCTATCCATGATTTCTACAAACGGATAGGTGATGCTGCCAGCAAAGTATTCATGACAGTTGACCATAAGAACCTGGAGGCTGTGCTGATAGGTGGTCCTTCGCCTACCAAGGAGGAGTTCAACGACGGTGAATTCCTGCACCATGAACTGGAAAAGAAAATACTGGGCCTGTTTGATGTTTCTTATACTGACGAGAGCGGTTTGTTTGAACTGGTGGACAATGCTGCTGATGCCCTGATAAACCTGGATGTTATCAAGGAAAAGAAGTACATGGAACGCTTCCTTAAGGAACTTGTAGGGGATAAAGGACTGGCAGCATATGGCGAGGAAGAGGTCAGGCAAAACCTCCGGATGGGGTCTGTGGAAGTGCTGCTGATGTCTGAGGACCTGCGAAGGGAGCGGATTAATACCCAGTGCACCCAGTGTGGTGATGTGGATGCTGTGACCATGACCCGAAGAGCTGGTGAAGATTTGCCTGAACTGGCTCGATGCAAGAAATGCGGTGCAGCGGCCAAGGCCACTGGTTCTGTGGATGTGGTAGATGAACTCTCTACGCTTGCGGACCAGATGAGTACGCAGATAGTGTTTATTTCCACTGATTTTGAAGAGGGTGCCCAGTTAATGAATGCCTTCGGGGGAATGGCAGCTATTTTGAGGTACAAGACAAGTGTTTAA